From the Xiphophorus couchianus chromosome 11, X_couchianus-1.0, whole genome shotgun sequence genome, the window GTGCTTAGCGTGCACGGTGATGAACTCGTCGCTAACACTGACGGACAGCTCGTCGGGCGAGAAATGCTTCACATCCAGATAAATAACAAAGCGGTCCTTTTCCATCCGCATCTGTGCAGAAATTTGTTAGAAGTAGCaagatgctgttttttttctcagcgcAATTTCATATCAGTAGAAAGTTAGTTGTGTTTCTGACTTCAACTTAAGCACTTAGAACTCTGATTTAAACAACAAATCTCACAAATGTGACTGTGAAACACTAAGGCTTGAAGTACCATCAAAAGGTGAACCAAACAGCATTTTACCTCACTGTGTCCATTTTCTGGCCAGTTGAACCAGCGCATAAATGAAGGTCGCATCCAGGGTAAGGACCAGGAGAAGGGCCACACCAGTGGCCAGTCAGCAAGAGGTTCTGCCAAGGAGAGGTCAGAAAACCGGCTTGGGAACCCACGGCGGTACCAGGGGTACTGAATGGGAATATCCATAGTGGAAGCCAGAGAAGGTTTTAAGCTCAGAGCTGGTCTAACTTGGCTTAAGATGGGTGCAGCTCTCCAGTCCTACACTGAATTTATAGGCCTTCCCCTCCCAACCCATCCAAGCCTCCCTAACTTCCCATGCCATCACTGGCAGTGAAACTGTGCCAACAGGCTGATCTCTCTGGAACAATGATGTCAGCTGTTTGTCCCTTCATCCCCCTGACTGTTTCCTCTGTCTGACTGTTGTCTCACACTCTCCCCCCGACACCatgtttctctctctcagtCATGACGGGACATTGGCTGGGAATATTGCTGATACCTCTAAGCTTATGCCCCAGGAAATACCGCTGCCCAGTGTTCGAGAGTTTGTTTGGCGTATAGCTTACGGAGTATTAGCCAGTGGTGCACCATGTGCCAAAAGCTTAGATCTATGTGTGGAGTGGATGTGGTGTTGAATGGAAACTGATGAGTTTGTATGGGACAGCATTAGGTGAGACTTTATCTGCGTAACGTTTTGCCATGagctcagattttaaaaattgctttccCATTGGTTGTTCAAAGTAAATGTTATTTGTCCTATTAcacatttcttctattttagcTTGTTTGTCtacttaaatgtttctgctcaaaaagagaaaaaataacacaGTGATCCCTatagaaaacaaagtttttaaattattattttatttattaatggaaaGAAAGCTATCCAAACATACCTGACCTTGTGTGAAAAACTTATTGAACCAAGCTAATATTACCCCTTACCTAATAAATACTTGTGCCGTTTCTGGCAGCAagtgaggtgttttttttttttacatctctgtTGAGTAATTTTGACCCAATTGGCCACATTGGAAAGGcttaattttttatgtattaaagaTTATAAGATTGCTGATCTATCTTTTAATCtgtgtattttaaattaatagtCTAAATGTATCAACACATAGGTAAAATTatcatatgtatatatatatatatatatatatatatatatatatatatatatgataatttatatatataatttaatataatataatataatataatataatatatatatatatatatatatatatatatatatatatatatacatataataaGATCAACTGATTTCTAGATCAAACAAATCTCAATTTCCAGTAAATATACTTAAAATCATAAAGAAAAGTACAGCCTGTCTTAATATcacacatatataaaaatgtacttaagcGTGATTTTACCAAAATCTTTCACGACCCACTCTGGGcgtaaaatgtaattaataaatgaattacattacatttacatgTAATTAATTAACTACATATTACATTgggagtttgtttaaaattaattaattagtagaaagacaaaaagaggtTTCGGTTAGTCAACTTCCGGTCTGCCGACGGTTGCCATAGCGACGTGCCTAACATTGCTGCCGCGAGAAGGAGTTTGTTCAAAATTTGTTCACAGCTGCTTCAAATGCTTTTCTATCTACAGAAATGGACCTACCGGCTACATATTATGGCGAACTGGACGAAAAAAATCCTGTCCTTTCATGTTTTAGACGCGACACggaatcatttttaaagattatgAAACAAGTCACTTCGACGACGAAGCGCGACAACAGCTCTTATGCTAAAGGGTAAGAAAGTGGTAAAGTACAGTATGATGACGTCACGCACCTGATTGTCTCGTCATTTAcgtttattcacaaaaaaaccTGTTAATGTTATACTGCTAACATTtagcacaattttttttctccctccaaAGCAGTGGTACACTTGGAGGCAGAGGAGCCTCTTTTCTTTGTCAGATTCTCAAGACGTATTTCaacatagttttgtttttaggattGAACTACTTATGAAAATACGGAAAGAGTACAAACAACGAATACCAGAGAGGTTTTACCAGGAGCACGTGTTGCAGGTTGCGGATATCCTTTGTGAATATAAGGTACCTTAATAAATAACAGTTATTTATGCTGTaatcctgctgctgttttgcaCCATGGTCAAAGTCATTATTGCTTCATAACGTTGTCAGTCAACAGACCATTTTAGGTGTGCATGATATTGCACACCAAACATGTGTATGTTAACAGCAGCACAATGTCTCATGCAAAACTATTTGAAGCTGACAAATGTGCCTCTGGCATTTCAGATTTTACCCTTACTCTCTTTGTTTCTAGCTGTACCAGCTGGCTCTGTGGCTGGGCTACGGTCTCAGCCTGCTGCAGTTGAGCTCAGTGCAAATAACTGACATTACAGATGTGGACCACTTTATGGCTTGCTTTTTCCCTGAAGGATTTGAACTGGAACAAGGCACCTTTACAATAAAGGTATACagacaaatgcattttttttagacaaGTACACAAGTACACAGAATATTAACAagtgtgtatttttctgtgcaCCCAGACGATGTTTGGTTGTGCCATATGTATCTTTGAGGAAGAGAAAAAGTGCAGCATCCTCAGCCAGAAGGGACTCTCCACACTGCTGAAAGTGCTGAACTTCATTAGGATCATGATGCAGGCATTCCAGCAACATGAACATCTCTCCTGGCTCATATATAATGGTTTGTAAAGTCAACTAGTTATCTGGTTTCAGCTTATAAGATAAATTAACAAGTTGCcacaatatttttgtctttaaaaaatctgactaTAGGTAATAACCTGTATCCAGTAttgaatattacataaatatgtatAACTCTTGGGAGGgtaaaccaacaaaaagtagtgtTAAAGgatcataatgtttttttattttctacttttcactGAAGTTAGAAATGTACGCGTTTTATGGTATGTCTCTACCAGATCTGTAGAGGCAGTCTTTTGGCCATTTTTTCTTGCTAAATAAGCAAGCTCCACCAGTTACCCTAGATTGATTCTGTAATTATTGCTTGACCTGTCATTTTGGTAGATTTGCATTTATATTatgatttttctattttgtatgATGGATTAAACGGTGCTTTGTAAGATATCTGTAGCTTTCATATTGTTTTCTAACCTAACCCTGGTTTAAAACTCTGTAGCTTTTACATTAACCTGTCTATTGTGTTCTTTGGTTTTCACTATATATACCAATGCACATCACACttttgtcagattttcttttaatttgttaatatgTTTGAAAATCATATGTCAATTACCTTCTGTTTCACAGTGATTCACCCCTTTGTGCTgctctattacataaaatatgcaaaactatTTTGCTGGTTGTGTTTCAGAATTATTTCCATACTCTATAATACATTTACTTTCTCATCTATCCTAGGTTCATTGTCCATTTACAACATCTGCCGTTACCTGATGTCTATGAATTGCAGTGAGCAGGTGCTTTTACATTCATAGACTCTCTACTATTTCTTCAAATGATTCATCTGAAACATATGAATCATATGTTTCATATGGAAAACATATGatttttcatacatttcatCTGAAATCAGATGCTCAACACAGCATCTGATTTCAGAGATGCTCAACATAGATATGATAAAATGGATTTTGGGAGGAAATAACTTGATAGACCAGATGTGAATTATGATAAAACCTACAGTATAATGTTGAAATTATAATTGAAAaggtctgcaaaaaaaaaattgagtcGCTACCAACTTATTCTCTTTCACATCTACAGCATGCATATAAATGCATCCCTATTTATGACACCTAACAGGATTATTTATGCTCCTATTCAGGCTCTGGAGTACCTTCTGTGGGCGAGTATCAGTTTGGAGCTGTCCATCCCTTTGATGACACCCAGATATCTGCCACTTATTGTCACACTCTACTGTTCAGTCTGCCAGTGTTACTATGACAACCAGGCTGAACTGCAAGCAGAGGTGAAAGACGTTTGCATCCAGTCaaacattcacataaaaaaacattaaaaaactacTCATGAATTGATCTTAAATACTTCACCATTACattatattcaaattcaaaaatactttattgatcccaatgtgaaatgaaaaaaaaacatcattgtaaAATTAATTGTTGGTTAGAAATTTAGGTAAGATAATAGAAGTGTGCCTGAAAGCATAATCCTCCCTTTTCACAAATCTATTATTTTTACGGCTTTCAGGATTTTGCTAAGAGAGCTCTTGGAAAAATAAACGACATGGCTAGCCTGGAAGACGAGGCTGAATGCACTAATGCATTAACTCAGAAAGCTTACAGGACAGCGTCTCTGAAGGTAAGCAGACTATGACACATTGAAGCAATGTTTGGTCCCTTCcagattatgttttatgttttagcatttttggcttatttaaatgtttcaaataatcAGGCAGATGTTACTATCACACAAAAATAACCCGATTAAGTGCAAAGTGCAGTCTTTTCGATCAATTGAGTGAAATTTTAGCCCACTTATCTTCAGAGAGTTGGtttaattcagccatttttcacatcttccccatttgtggataaaaaaatctcacaatAGTGAAGTCCTCCATCCTTACAAATGGCTTTGTAACCTCTGTTAAACTCAGActaatgtttttgaattttctaaTATCAGAGTATGTGTTGCTTTTGAAATCTTTTATCCTAATTCATGTTGTCAAACAGGTtctatttaagtgattttatttatttatttttttattctttggatTTGACTGTGATCAGATCATATCCATTAAACTACATTAGGTATGCTATAGTGAAtattactgaaatgtttctttcagtaactcaattctTTGACTGGAACACATTCCATAGATTGATTACACTCAGACCACtgttaagtttttatttctgttaattatgatgattttttttgcatttaacattagaatattacataaaactaatacagtttttaaaatgttagcttcatgaaaattatgtttaataccCACTTAAAGTTTTTCATCTGACTAATGAGCCTCAGAACAAATATTATAATTGAATGATTGTATGAAAAAGTATGTGGAAGAAATGtataatgaataaatgttgttttaaatatatagcGATGCTGTTATTGTGTTGACATTCTACACAGAAAAGACAGTTATACAAGCTTGAGTCATGCAGTTTAAATTAagactattttctttttttcccacttttagCTTGGTGTTCTGGTGTTCAAGCGGACAGTCTTCGAAAgcagaaaacttaaaaacacgctaagaaccaaaaacaaaagcaccCTCAAAGATATCCCCAATGTAATATCATGTACATGGACATTGTGATACCGACCACAATGTTAAATCTAATCTTTGAGTGAAATGTAGCACTTCTTGAGCTACAGTACTTTGCTAACAGTCATATTTCTTGCAAGTCCTCTAaggctttttaattttatgaaatgtttgcCATCATGTCGAGCTGTTATTAAGTACTTCTCTTGttggattttaaatgtttaagttgCAGAACTCTATGCAGAAATCTTTGTATAACTCCTACACTGGACAAAACAGAGCAAGTAAAGTCTGCCTCTCCCCCAGATCCCATGGCCTCGTACCCCAACAGAGCAGATGCTGGTTAACCAGTTTGACTGCACTGCAGGACAATTTTTAGCCATTTCAGAGGCACTTTGGGAAAGCCACACACGTCCACTGGAAATAAAGCTACCCGATGAGCCAGAGCTGCTTGAGATGATCATCGAGCTCCTCTCTGCTGGCATGAGTATTTTGTCTGGTTAGTGCAACAAATGCGCCAACATACTACATTTTTAACGGCGATGTAATGAAATCTAGAGGTgttgtaaaatatatacatgaTAACCTTGTATTGTGAAAGTGTGAAGGCCTGACTGGGAAATGACTTTTTCTCATGTTAATGTTTGCTAAGGAGGCACAAGTACCGGTGAACAAAAGTCTGACGATTACCAGAGTATTTGTCCTAACGTACTGACAACAGAATCCACTCTAGTGGATCTAGCAACAGAAGGTAAGTCTGCATCATCAAGTATATTTCTTGATCAACATAATACGTAAGCATAAGATGGTTATATGCAAGGAAtaccaaggttttaaaaataatcgtATTGAAGACGTGACAATGTAAGGTTCTTCTAATGACATTCCAAAGGATGTACCAGAAGGTACCTGCCAGCTGGCAGAAAAAGGTCTGATATGGATTTTAAGGGAAATTAGAGTTCAGTCAGCtttccatattttattaaaatttgcacTGAGTTGAATGAATGACACTTAAACTAATATAACCACCTAACATAACCACACATTTACTCCCAGTCTTTCACAATCACAATATTGCAGATACTGATTGCAGTCAGTGTCTGCAATATCATAGTCATTTACAGTGACGATTGTAATTACCGGTATATGTTTATGTAATGTACTATATGCACTTTCATAATAAAGtccaatatatttttctgtcatatttttcttatttattttttttgcattttttaaaatatataactaAGCACTGGTAGATATTTGCCCTCTCTCCAAAGGAAAATTCTCACCCAAAATGTAGCTTTACACCCATAGTTTAACTAAAGCACTAACTGTAATAGTTAGAATCAAGAGATGTGAAATTTTGTTTCTCCAGGTgagaataaaatacagattaCGTCTGCAGTGAGATTCATCAAACTGTTGTTTAAGTACAAGCAGCCAGAAGCATTCTCAGAACTCACCAAGGAGATGTTGCATATTTTGTCTGTAAGTACCTCTGAAGATATTTGCTGTTATCTACATTTATATGAATGCGTGgcaaaacattttgagtttttcctttttcctgtgTTCTGTATCCATTTTTATAGAAGGTGTCCTTCTTTGacgtaaaaaagaaaacttatttcGGAAGCAAATAACACAAACCGGTGTCAATGTTTTTtccttaaagaaataaaaaaggaccttcattcagatcctgttctgtgttttcaaaTGAGTTTGTGTGCATAACTTCTCTCTCTGCATCAGGGTGCGGAAGGTCCGCCTTTCAGGAAGGCAGAACGTGAGCTCACCTTACTCTACAGTTACAGCAACCTGCTGTACTCTCAGAGAGACAATTCTAAAGAGGACAAAAGAGATGGTAACAATAAAGCTATTATGTAGGTCATTAGCACTTTTATCATTTATGGCTATAAATGCATTATCGTTTACATTACTTTAATACTCATTAAGGAgactttgtttaaattttatttaagaatagactaaaatattttgttgagcAGTATTTAACTATAATATTGACTAGAAACCTTATAGTGGAAAAGGCATTAGTCAGTTAAGagtttttagaaacaaataacTAAACCTTCCCCCTCCCATTGCTTAGCACTGCCGGTTAgcatagaaaagaaaaaaaaaattcagcttttgtaaAAAATGGAACAGTAAGCAGTGACGTATAGAATACTGTGTAGCAAAAtccaaaaactaataaaatacattttattttagaaaaattaaatacataacaTGCTATAGATTATATActgtaaatatgacattttaacTGTAGTAAAGGATATTCTCTTTTATGTTTGCAGCAGTTTGAATAAttatagctttttttgtttgttttcaaaaacagctGTTAGATGATTtgatatatttctgtttttagttgtCCTGCTTATATCACGGTATCGTGAAACCATGctatttttactcaaggttatACTGACAAAATGTTGTCACATACATACTCTGGATTGTTAACCATGACCTTTGTTGGTTTTACACCTattattgcattaaaatatggttattttttgtttctgtttttcttcaaactttttcacagacagacaaaaattCTTGTCCGCCGTGAGCGATGAGCTTGTTGGCATGGTCGACACCctgcatctgtgtgtttttggccCTGATCCTGTAAGTTTCCAtgttgtgtgtttaatttattgttgcaTTTGGATGTTCTTAGACACCAGACTGAAGAAGTTCTCAGAGGATGGATTTTTAGAATTACATGTTACAGATATCCTGTCCATGCATGTTTTCTACAGGAACTGAGGCCTAATCCAGAccttgtttttgatattttgatatttctttGGAAAAGACTAAAACATATCATGCAAAGTCATTACCTGGAAATCCAAGACTCTGTTAATGATCAACAGAAGCTACAGTGTTATGACAAGGTTTGTTTTCTCCAGGAAATATTGCTTAAAAAGCCAAGTTTATATGTAAAAGAAGTCAATTAATAATTTCGACATTGTAGAAAAGGGAGGATCCACTAGtctgctttcttgtttttatgtttcttgtgAACATGTTGGCAGTTGCTGTGGTGTCTCTCTGTACTGTGTGATGTGGCCATTATCTGTGAGCTGGCCAATGTTGACTGCATTATGGTGGCAGAGATGATCCACATGTTGGGTGAACATGTTGAGAGAGTACTTGGCCGTATTAATCAAGCAGAGGGATCAGGTGAGAAATGCCTCTGTGTCATAAACACAGGAACATGTAATGTCTTACAGATTCTGCCTGagatacttttttatttctttacgaCAGTTTGTGGAAGATCTGAGGACATGAAGCAAAGCTCCTTTTCTCTTCTTAAGGTGTGTGCATGACTTAAATTACAATACAAAAAGACaaggattttatgtggtagattgagacaaaatagttttatctttttagaaGTGCAAATTTGAAAAGTGCTTTTGTCTATGTCAATTTAACACGTTATTATGGGTTatgtaatctgtttttttttaccatacaATCTGACATGTAGGTTCAGATTACAACCAGCTGTAATCTGAACCTATATTTGTAAGCCTTTTGCAGTCTCTGATAGGTTTTCTTCTGGAACTGCGCCGCACTTTGCCTGGCCATTGCATTCCTGCACTTGATTTAAATTCTGCTTACAGTACattctgggctttctcccattcacttggattccagtgtaaaatgttgttgtttctgtgtttttatcatcATCTTTTTCAGGAGCGATGTTGTAATAATTTCCTGTAGGCAGAGTTTTTCAAGAGACAAAGACCCAATTTCAATgcatcaaatttcttttaagccatatttgatatatatatatcattttttataacaactgaaggtcacatagttactttattttgctataaaatagcacaatatgacaaattataaaatacataatactgtccctttaaaattTCTGACACACCGTGTGAATTATACGTTGGCTAAAAgattacattacattaaagaTTATTCGACAAAACCAGAGCATCTTCTTTTACACGTTTGCTGTATTTATTGTAAGATCAAATTACAGACAGGTGGTTTCTATTTAGTAAATAGTCAACTTCCAAACCAAGGGGTTATGGTCGTTTTTGaatactctttttttattttctctgaacatcattttctttgtgtttgtacaGAACatgaaatatcaataaaatacattaaagttctACTTTTTTAGGAGT encodes:
- the cryabb gene encoding crystallin, alpha B, b isoform X1 yields the protein MDIPIQYPWYRRGFPSRFSDLSLAEPLADWPLVWPFSWSLPWMRPSFMRWFNWPENGHSEMRMEKDRFVIYLDVKHFSPDELSVSVSDEFITVHAKHEDRQDDHGFVSREFLRKYRLPSGVLGADITSNLSSDGVLTITAPRPCLGPDCNIPISFEDGSQKQKM